The genomic region ACTAGCCAATAAAATTGCACAAGGCGATGAATCTGCAATTCAAGAACTTACTCTAGCCAACCTGCGCTTAGTCGTAACAATTTCTAAACAATATATGAAAAGAGGCGTTGCATTAGCTGAGTTAATTGCTGAAGGCAATCACGGCTTAGTTAAAGCGGCCCAACGCTTCAGACCTGGTCACGGCGCTAAATTCGCTTCTTATGCAGCTTGGTGGATTAAACAAAACATCCGCAGAGCTATCCGCGATAGCCAAAGAATTGTTCGTGTACCAGTACAGTCCTTGCTACGTATGCAAAAAATCAAAAATGCTCGTTTAAAGATTCAGCAAAAAAATGGTAAGGTCAGTGACGACAATGCGGTCGCTAAAGAAGTTGGAATTAGCCCAAGATTAGTTAGATCTACCAGCCTGCACGTTGATACTTCTTCATTCTCGATCAATGAACAAATCAGCCAAGATGGTAAAGCTACTGAAAAGGGTGAGCTCATTCCAGATACTCAAGCTGCAAGTCCACGTGAAGTTATGGAGTTCCATGATGGCTACAAAACTTTGATGGAAATCGTTCGCCAAGAACTTACTGAACGCGAATACAAAATTCTTTCTGCACGTTTCGGCTTGGATGACGGTCATGCTAAAACACTCTCTGAAACGAGTGCATTGGTGAACCTTACTTCCGAACGAGTTCGTCAGCTTCAACAAGAGGCCTTAAGAAAGCTGCGTTGCAAATTAGCTCCTCATGAGCTTCAAGGTTTGATTTATAGATCTGCCGCATAGAGCAAAGATCTTATCTACATTAGCCCCGACACTATTCAGTGCCGGGGCTTTTGTTTGTTAGACTCCATGCTAAATTAATTGAAATTAATTATGGAACTTCAATGAGAACTTTATTTATCGACCCTTTTTCTGGACTTGCTGGCGACATGTTTTCCGCTGCCCTACTCGGCCTACTCGACAAAGACACCCAAAACCAAATATTTTCTCAACTTCCTGATATAGGCTCCTATCAAACTAAGCTTGAACCCACTATAAAAAATGGTATTTCCGCTTATTCATTTAAAGTCTTAGACGAAGCTAGTAATGACTTCGTTGATGACATTCATATTCAACACGATCACTCACACGATCACTCACACGATCACTCACACGATCACTCACACGATCACTCACACGATCACTCACACGATCACTCACACGATCACTCACACGATCACTCACACGATCACTCACACGATCACTCACACGATCACTCACACGATCACTCACACGATCACTCACACGATCACTCACACGATCACTCACACGATCACTCACACGATCACTCACACGATCACTCACACGATCACTCACACGATCACTCACACGATCACTCACACGATCACTCACATGATGAGGCTCGTACACCTAATAAAATTATTGCCACTATCAAAGCTTCCGCAATGCCTGATGGCGCTAAAAAATTAGCTATCGAAGCTTTTACTCATTTAGCAAAAGCTGAAGCTCAAATTCATGGCAAAACTTTTGACACAGTTCACTTCCACGAAGTTGGTGCTATTGATGCTATTGCCGACATCTGTACCGCTTGCTCGGCTTTTTATGCACTCAAGGTAGAGAAGGTACTTTCCTCGCCCGTTGCAGTAGGAAGTGGCACCAGAAAAATGGCTCATGGAATTTTACCGATACCTGCTCCTGCCACTTCACTTTTACTCCAAGGTATCCCCATTTTTGCGGGTCCCGCAAAATTTGAGCTAACAACGCCCACTGGGGCAGCTTTAATAAAAACTTTTTGTCAAGATTTTAGTGGTGATTTTAGTGGCTCAATTAAAAATATTTCCTACGGCGCAGGCAAAAAAACTTTCTCTTCTCATGCCAATGTCTTAAAAGTCATGCTGCTTGAAGAAAGCGGTGTAGAGAATAGGGATTCCGTCAGTGTTTTGACGACAAATATTGATGATATGAATCCTGAAGTTCTTGCTCACTTCTTTGAAACTGCCATGGCTGAAGGCGCTTTAGATCTCTGCGTCATTCCCATACAAATGAAAAAATCTCGTTCGGCCAGTCAATTACAAGTCATTTGTAAGCCCGAAGATACGGATAAATTTGCTCGTTTGATTTTAACTGAAACGAGTAGCTTTGGTCTCAGAATTAGAGAAGAAAAACGAATTATCCTAGAGCGTAAAGAGCAGTCAATCGACAGTCCATGGGGAGCATTAAAAATAAAAGTGGGATATCAAGCTAACAAGGCTATTAAAGCCAGCGCTGAATTCGAAGATATGAAGGCGATCGCTCTGCAACATAAACAGCCACTTATTGAAGTCGATAAGATTTGCCAAGTCTTATGCCAAAACTACTTATCTAGTTTATAGCTTATTCTTATAATCTGAGTAAGAGAACTCTCTTAGCAGTACATTTTCATTGTCTTTATTTCGCAAATAAATAGAGGGGTGACCCACACCATTGAAGAAGCTTGTCTTCACCATGGTGTAGTGACTCATATCATCAAACAAGAGGCGATCACCCACTTGTAGCTCTGCATCAAATGAGTAAATACCAAAGTTATCTCCCGCAAGACAAGACATTCCTCCTAAGCGATAAGTAAAAGCTTTTACGCCGTCCTCTGCCGCCCCTCTGATATCGGGTCGGTAAGGCATTTCTAAAACATCTGGCATGTGACAAGTCGCTGATAAATCGAGTATCACATGTTTAAAACCTGCGGATTCAAAGACTTCTAATACCGTGCACAACAATGATCCCGTATTGATTGCGACTGCTTCTCCTGGTTCTAAATAGACTTGTAGGTCATATTTAGCTTTCAAGTTATTAATGAGCTTAATCAATAAATCTAAATCATAATCGACTTGCGTTATATGATGACCTCCACCCAAGTTCAACCATTTCAAATGAGGTAAAAAACGAGTGAACTTTTCTTCGAAAACCTCAAGAGTACGCGCCAAGGCATCGGCTCCTTTTTGGCAGAGTGTATGCATATGTAAACCCGAAATATTCTCCGGATTCAATTGATCCAAATCGCTAATTCGAGCTCCTAAACGTGAGAATTTCGAGCAGGGATTGTATAAATCCACCTCTGTCTCAGAATGTTCAGGATTAACTCTCAGTCCAATTTCTACATTATTTAATGAGTCTTTATACCGCTCTAATTGCTGTACGGAATTAAAAATAAGATGATCCGATAAATGCGCTATCTGCGTAATTTCCTCTTGTCTAAAGGCAGGGGCATAAGTATGCACTTCTAAGCCAAATTCTTCGCGTGCGAGCTGAGCTTCCCATAGAGATGAGGCGCAACAACCATCTAAATATTCTTTGATCAAAGGAAAGGTTTTGTAAGTGGCAAAGCCCTTCAAAGCTAAAAGAATTTTACAGGAAGTTTGATCCTTCACCTGCTTGAGGATTTTCAGATTCCTTTCCAAGGCTTGTTCATCTATGATATAAGCCGGTGATTTTGGAAAATCATCCAATTGCAAATCTTTAAGATAGGGACGTTTGGGAAATATATCAGAATAATAATTCATTATTATTGGGGAAACCTATAAAAGTTTATCCATTCCATCATTGAGGTAATAAGATTGAATAGCATTTTTCTTTAAAATTAAGTAAGCTTTTCTCGAGCGTTCACCATATTGGCACAAAGTACAGTAGAGTTTTTTTGAATCTAGCTCATTAAGTCTTTGTTTTAATTCGCTCAAGGGAATATGACGCGTTGAGTAAGGCAAAGGAAAGAGTTCTTGCTCCGCATTTTCTCTTATATCAAGAAGTTCAAACTGCTCCCTTTCGTAGATTTCTTTAAACTCATCTATATTTATTGAGGACTTAAGTTCCAATTCACATTTTTCTTGCTGAGTAATCAACGTTTTTATACTCGCGTTTTCTCCACATAAATCACAGCTTTTCGACTTAGACAATTTAAAATTATTAAACTGACTGGTCATCATATCATAAGTGATAAACTTACCTGAAGCACTTTCCCCTACTCCACTAAGAACTTTAAGACATTCCACCGCTTGCATGGTCCCTAAAACTCCTACTAAGGCCCCCAATACTCCTGCTTCTGAACAATTAGCACTCATGTCGGATTCAGGTTTCTGAGGAAACAAACAGCGATAGCAAGGGGATTCTGCAGTCTGATTAAAAACACTAATTTGTCCACTAAAGCGTGAAACAGCTGCAAATATCAAAGGCTTTTTAGCAAAAAAGCTCACGTCATTACATAAGTAACGAGTACTAAAGTTATCGGATCCATCTACCAAGACATCGTGATCTTTCATTAATTCTGGAGCATTTTCTTGATCAAATTCACTCGAGGTTGAATTCACTGTGATATAAGGATTAAGTTGACGCATTTTAGCCGCTAACACTTCAGATTTTGGCAGCCCCAAATCATTAGTTTCAAAGGCGATTTGTCTCTGTAAATTGGAATTTTCAACGAGGTCAAAATCAAGAATAGTAATTCTTCCGACACCTGCCGCTGCTAGATAAAGTCCCACTGGACAACCAAGCCCACCTGCACCAATTAATAGAACTGAGCTTTGCTTCAGTTTAATCTGGGCCTTTTCACCAAAGCCATCTAAAAGTAAATGACGGCTATACCTTAATTTTTCTTCTTCTGTTAGCATGACTTACCTTATTTTATATGAGGCTATTTTACTCTCGTGATTAAAATCAACAAGTAAGTTAATAACTCAATGCGTAAGAAATTATATTCGTAAAAAGACGTATAGCCGATTCTGTATCTAAACCACCAAAGGATTCAGCCCCACCTGCAATCGAGGTACTCAAATCATAAGGAGACATTACTAAAACATAACGTTGCGATAATCGCAAACCTTGAAGAAAATCTTGATCTCCTTTCGCATTACCGATTAACTTTAGTCCCTGTGAGTAAGGCTCTTTATAGAGCACGTGATCATTGGGAATAGCACTCAATTTTTCCTTGGGAAATAATTCAAGTAATAGCTCTTTAATGGAATCACTAAAAGCCTGTTTCGAACAGGTATTTTCACAAAAAATAAAACCTCCATTTTCGAGATAAAACTTTAGGTTAGCTTTTTCAATTTGGCTAAGATCTACTTTTTTTGCACCCGAAAAACAAATAAAGGGATTTTGTTGCATCGCTTTGAGGTCACGTAAGTCCACCTCTTTGGCTTTATTGCGAGAGGGAAAAGTCATCCCTTGCCTAAAGTAAGCTTGCATAAGCTCCAAACCTTGGGCTTTTTTATTTAAGGACTCAACTCCTGAATAGGATAAATAGGCTAATTGCATGCCGTCTTGATCATCGTCTTCATCGACAATGATTTTCTTAGCTTTTTCTTGTTTATCTACTAATAATTGTTTCTTTACTAAACGACCGAGCAAGGGTTTTTCTCGCATCGCAAAACGGGCTAAATTTGCTAAAGTCAGACGATTTATTTTATGTACTTTTTTTGCTTCATACTGAATAGAAAAATCGTCTTTTAATAAAAACACCCGGTGCTTAGAACAATGGGAGCTCAAAACGCGAAGAGGTAAATCACTTGTGCGAAGGTCATAATACATCTGTCTTAATTCATGATCTGTGGAAAGGTATTCAAAAACTGCAGTGGGATAAATCTTACGAATTTCCTGTAGTGCGCCATCACTGAAGGCTCTACTATTTAATGCAGGAGCAATAACAAGCGTGCCACCATCATTGAGGAATTTTTTCAAAACATCATTCTCATCATCAGTCAAACGCGTCACATTATAACCCGACCAATATAAAATCGGAAGCTTGCCAAGAGATGTATTAGCTTCACTTAAATTCACTTGCTCCCAGTCGACTTTTGTACTGAGTAAGTTGGATAAATCTTTCATCATGTTACGACAATCATTTCTTCTCAGATTTGAATTTTTCTTGGCAAAGCTAGGAGAGATTTTCCCCATCAGCAAAGGAGTATTCCCCTTTGCTAAAAAGAGTAAGGGAAAGAATGTCTCACTATGAGTACTAAAACGAAATTGATTGCGAATCATCGATTCGGCACCAAAACGATACCAATCAACACCTGCCAAATAACGACGATCAAAAAAGATGCCAACACGCTCTAAGCCATAACTTGTATAACCATTAGAAAAAATGGATTGCGGTGATGTTTTAAGGTATTGCTCAAGTTTTCCCATGGATTTTTGGATATGCGGATTACTTATATACTTACCTATAAAGCGCGCACCTTTTTTCATTTCTAAGGATTCTTCTAATTCTTCTCCACAAATACTCAGAGATGACAAGCCCGCAGCCGTCATACTGGGCGTTACTGAACGACTAGAGACATAGCCCCATCCACCATCTTTATTTTGCTGATTTATATAATGCTTACGAGATTTTTCGAAAACTTCTACGGGGATTTTTATTCCTGCAGCACGTGCTGCGTTTAAGCCTAACAAAGCAAATTGAGTTACCGAATTATCACCTGGTCCAGTGCCTCCATAATTCCAGGTACCATTCATCGCCTGAGCTTTGATTAAAACTTGGGCTTGTTTACTAATTTCATCTTTGTAACGTACCTTATCCACTTCAGCTAAGAGCATGATATAAACTGATAAGGAATAAATGCGCTTCGGTGGGGCATTTAATAAGGCTTCCAAAGCTTTTTTCATCACCGGGTCATTGGCTTTAACGCCTGCATAGGCCAAGGCTAAGGCGTTCGCCGCCGTGTAACCTTTCGCTTCACTTCCTGTGAATAATCCATTACCTGAACCTATATAGCCATTAGGTTTTTGATTCTCTTTAATCTTGAGAATTAATGCTTGTATTGATTCCCCTAGAACCTGATCACTTACGGCACTTAAAAAATTGATTGTAAAAAAGAGAGTAAATAAAAAACTCTTAAACATTTTGGCACTCCATTTGCTCATGCAAATTAATGTCACTGTGTGGCTTTAGCAAAGTGATTAAGTCAATTCAGCTAAAATCAAAACAAAAAAAGCGACTGAGAATTAACTCAGCCGCTCAAAAATCAGATAATGATTCTTAGAGTTCTACACCTGGGATAGGCTCGCCCTCTGGATCATTATGTTTGTTATCGCC from Lentisphaera profundi harbors:
- a CDS encoding DUF4159 domain-containing protein; this encodes MFKSFLFTLFFTINFLSAVSDQVLGESIQALILKIKENQKPNGYIGSGNGLFTGSEAKGYTAANALALAYAGVKANDPVMKKALEALLNAPPKRIYSLSVYIMLLAEVDKVRYKDEISKQAQVLIKAQAMNGTWNYGGTGPGDNSVTQFALLGLNAARAAGIKIPVEVFEKSRKHYINQQNKDGGWGYVSSRSVTPSMTAAGLSSLSICGEELEESLEMKKGARFIGKYISNPHIQKSMGKLEQYLKTSPQSIFSNGYTSYGLERVGIFFDRRYLAGVDWYRFGAESMIRNQFRFSTHSETFFPLLFLAKGNTPLLMGKISPSFAKKNSNLRRNDCRNMMKDLSNLLSTKVDWEQVNLSEANTSLGKLPILYWSGYNVTRLTDDENDVLKKFLNDGGTLVIAPALNSRAFSDGALQEIRKIYPTAVFEYLSTDHELRQMYYDLRTSDLPLRVLSSHCSKHRVFLLKDDFSIQYEAKKVHKINRLTLANLARFAMREKPLLGRLVKKQLLVDKQEKAKKIIVDEDDDQDGMQLAYLSYSGVESLNKKAQGLELMQAYFRQGMTFPSRNKAKEVDLRDLKAMQQNPFICFSGAKKVDLSQIEKANLKFYLENGGFIFCENTCSKQAFSDSIKELLLELFPKEKLSAIPNDHVLYKEPYSQGLKLIGNAKGDQDFLQGLRLSQRYVLVMSPYDLSTSIAGGAESFGGLDTESAIRLFTNIISYALSY
- the larC gene encoding nickel pincer cofactor biosynthesis protein LarC; the protein is MFSAALLGLLDKDTQNQIFSQLPDIGSYQTKLEPTIKNGISAYSFKVLDEASNDFVDDIHIQHDHSHDHSHDHSHDHSHDHSHDHSHDHSHDHSHDHSHDHSHDHSHDHSHDHSHDHSHDHSHDHSHDHSHDHSHDHSHDHSHDHSHDHSHDHSHDEARTPNKIIATIKASAMPDGAKKLAIEAFTHLAKAEAQIHGKTFDTVHFHEVGAIDAIADICTACSAFYALKVEKVLSSPVAVGSGTRKMAHGILPIPAPATSLLLQGIPIFAGPAKFELTTPTGAALIKTFCQDFSGDFSGSIKNISYGAGKKTFSSHANVLKVMLLEESGVENRDSVSVLTTNIDDMNPEVLAHFFETAMAEGALDLCVIPIQMKKSRSASQLQVICKPEDTDKFARLILTETSSFGLRIREEKRIILERKEQSIDSPWGALKIKVGYQANKAIKASAEFEDMKAIALQHKQPLIEVDKICQVLCQNYLSSL
- the nspC gene encoding carboxynorspermidine decarboxylase, producing the protein MNYYSDIFPKRPYLKDLQLDDFPKSPAYIIDEQALERNLKILKQVKDQTSCKILLALKGFATYKTFPLIKEYLDGCCASSLWEAQLAREEFGLEVHTYAPAFRQEEITQIAHLSDHLIFNSVQQLERYKDSLNNVEIGLRVNPEHSETEVDLYNPCSKFSRLGARISDLDQLNPENISGLHMHTLCQKGADALARTLEVFEEKFTRFLPHLKWLNLGGGHHITQVDYDLDLLIKLINNLKAKYDLQVYLEPGEAVAINTGSLLCTVLEVFESAGFKHVILDLSATCHMPDVLEMPYRPDIRGAAEDGVKAFTYRLGGMSCLAGDNFGIYSFDAELQVGDRLLFDDMSHYTMVKTSFFNGVGHPSIYLRNKDNENVLLREFSYSDYKNKL
- a CDS encoding sigma-70 family RNA polymerase sigma factor encodes the protein MVANSLDNYLKHLGDYDLIDSDREIVLANKIAQGDESAIQELTLANLRLVVTISKQYMKRGVALAELIAEGNHGLVKAAQRFRPGHGAKFASYAAWWIKQNIRRAIRDSQRIVRVPVQSLLRMQKIKNARLKIQQKNGKVSDDNAVAKEVGISPRLVRSTSLHVDTSSFSINEQISQDGKATEKGELIPDTQAASPREVMEFHDGYKTLMEIVRQELTEREYKILSARFGLDDGHAKTLSETSALVNLTSERVRQLQQEALRKLRCKLAPHELQGLIYRSAA
- the moeB gene encoding HesA/MoeB/ThiF family protein, whose amino-acid sequence is MLTEEEKLRYSRHLLLDGFGEKAQIKLKQSSVLLIGAGGLGCPVGLYLAAAGVGRITILDFDLVENSNLQRQIAFETNDLGLPKSEVLAAKMRQLNPYITVNSTSSEFDQENAPELMKDHDVLVDGSDNFSTRYLCNDVSFFAKKPLIFAAVSRFSGQISVFNQTAESPCYRCLFPQKPESDMSANCSEAGVLGALVGVLGTMQAVECLKVLSGVGESASGKFITYDMMTSQFNNFKLSKSKSCDLCGENASIKTLITQQEKCELELKSSINIDEFKEIYEREQFELLDIRENAEQELFPLPYSTRHIPLSELKQRLNELDSKKLYCTLCQYGERSRKAYLILKKNAIQSYYLNDGMDKLL